Genomic window (Capsicum annuum cultivar UCD-10X-F1 chromosome 10, UCD10Xv1.1, whole genome shotgun sequence):
cCAATATATCGTCAAGTACATTTGAATTCgttgattaaattattttaattaaaatcatcTTCATCAAAATTCTTatgcaaatttaataaattaaaaataccaaaaaattattgtaacgacctgattttcggtaattttttaaaatatttatttctgtgtgatttgaTCACTTTATCTCTTTTTGTGGTTGCTTTATGGTATTCTTGGTGTGTGAATATGATTGACACGATTCTTAATGCATTTCGATGTGATTTATGTGAAACTGTGATTTTTGGTAGCTTGAAAAACTTTATAGCTGACTTAGATTAATATTTATTGATCGGTACGTTGGATGACAAAACAAACTGTGCCAATTGATCTGAAGcatcgattttaggttggtaacatggttggttgattttatggcttttaaattttatttcgacCCTTGGTtcgaaaagttgtgaaattgaatttcgggggtcaactttgtgaaaatgatattttttttgaaaatatgatatctctATTGAGTCTTGAGCATCGAaattgatagggtagcatatttcATTTGCGTTCACGAAATTTCGGATGAATTTCGAGGGGTCTACAGAGACTTGGATcctatatatacacatgtttcgtcattttttttcacttttgagacttggagcttagggtttcacaCTTATGAgcaatttatttcattttaaagcTTAGGTAAGCTGtgaaacacctatttcaactatttttctccaattttatcatctaattcttgttttaaagCAGATTAAAGTGAAAAATTGAGATTTGGCTCAAAAGATATAAAACTTGTATTTCTTCGATTCAAACCCCATTTTCACTTGGGaaagtttctaatcttataattatcagttttctctcaatttcatcttcaaaacaacttcaaattcttaatttcaaaaaagattttcgaGGATTTTGCCGGTAAATcttaaacatgatttttctttaatttggacctcgtttttaactcatttttacttgaattttcagctgtagactttaaaaaaaaaatggggaacgtgttttaaagataaaattatgattttgcccctctttgaaaatttatttcggtgTTCATTTTGATCCTGActtgaaaataggcaatatgagtgtcattgattttcttttgatgcatacattctatattttcatgttttagtaAATTTAGAGTCTGTAAAGAAAGAGTAATGCTTCGTAGTGAAGGCTTGCGAATCTGTTTTCACCATTTGAGGTAGCTTAACTTTTTTTAGATTGGTTGGATAGTTAATGtagatataaaatcatgttaagggtgtggaaactaatcataaaaatggcTATAATTATTGTGTTATGCTCGTGTAGGggcatatatatattgatatatttggtggttttgaaaacattatttgctatgtgtggtCATGGGGTgtcctatatgatattattgTCTTTATACgtgaaattgattgtgtcttgtATAATGTAAAATCCTAGCGGAGTACCAATGGTGTATTTTAATGTATTTCTCTCTATTGGCATGTGGTTTATGTTGGTTTTCATGAATAGATGGAAATATTGAGTAGATTATTGGCTCACTTTGTTGGTATATTGATTGAATATGAAAAGTCTCATTCTGGTTGGTTATGATCATCGCATCCTAGAAATACTGAAATTACTGAAAACACTGGCTTTTTCTGACAgtaaatgtgacatctttaaagaTCCTCCACTGAAGAATACACCGGAGAGGAGATGTGGCTATGGTATTGGATTATGGATTGTATACGAATTGACGAATCTCCCATGGATCCTACGTCGAGAATCTTGAGCTCCGCAgatgtatacggaggttgtgtgacaacctcgtgcatcatatcatcatcatcttcatctacatTGCATTTGTATCCACTTGTGCATTTCTGTGATGTATTATTTCCTTTTGATGTGATATCTAACTATGTGTCTTTCTTCCTTTGTTACTAGTATGTGATATATCTGTCTACGTGTATTTTTTCTTGTATCTGCTATATTTGATGTggatattgtagaactattagtgcagaCAGTGTGGACTACCGTTTGAGATATTTTCTGATTTCAAGTGACATGACTttagtttgtatttttttatgctttattttctactttgctcagtcagactatgatacctactaactacaagtggaccgtactcaccctTACTGTGTCTTTTTAATGCAGATTCTGATTTGAGTGTGCCTCACGATGATTGATTTCAGGCGATACTTTGGAGCTATTCGAGGTAGCGGTTGGATTCTTTCTTTTGGAGTTGACTATTACCTTTCTTTACTTAAATTATGTCTTTATTCGTATTCAAAGACAAAGTTGTTCCtgttttggatatcttatgtattttgatctcgaGTTGCACTAGTGATGTTCTTATACTGTGACACcatgttttaaaatttatgacATTGTCGGTTGTTTCTTTCCgtttttactatattatgggGTTCagattcattctagaagccttactttgggttattgatgttatttttttCCTTGATATATCATTTTAGGcaataggcttacttatcaaggcttgcCGCAACACGTTCCATCATGCTCCTTTGTTCTTCGATTGTGGCAGttatatatcaaaaattaataatatttaaaattcactAAAGAATATTATCACTTTGAATTTGAGTAATGTTGTGCAATTGGTTTCAAATAGTTGCAATAAGTGTTTGAATATCTCATGATGGATGCAGTTTTTATATTTATGGTGAAAAATTTTAGTATTAGAAATTTAATGCTAGATGAGTAAAGTGTAATGTAAGGTACTAGTAAAATTTATTGAGTaattactatttatatttttaattctttttgcttacatttttcttttaattataagtttaaattgaataacaataataaataaaatatctatacTTGGTGATTAAGATTTAACATTTAATGAATTAAATATTATGTAGGATATTAAACTTATTCAGTAACTACTATTCTTAgacattattttttccttttacaattttcatatattttaaatttaatcaaataGTCTTTTGGTCCAAGGGTCGGCCGAGCCCAACCTCTGTGAAACCTCAAGGATCAGCGAGCTGACTTAGGTTGGGCTTATAAGCTGCAGTTTTAAATATTCTAAAAAATCGTAACCCAACACTATCCTAATAGTGGGTTGGGTTGGGCCAAACTCAAGGGCCAAGCTCATTTTGACGTCTCTATACAATAACATTCAAAATGTAGCCTTTAAAGAATTTTGTTTAGGGGAATATTTCTCCCAAAATATTTTAcgtttttttttcaataatattagCTTTTAATATGTAAGTCAAttggccaaaccatatcaataatatgtctttttagttttgttttatgtATCGTATGAATTGTCCTCTCTATGGTTTGCAAAGTTTAAACTTCTGCATGACGTCCTACCAATTTTGAATCCAACACTCCTTGGCTCAAGGTAGCTCCACCACTATCATCGACCCCAACCCTATCGGGCAGATTTGCAGTTCTAGCTAATGCAGTATTGTTTTACCGAATATAGTGTTTATATAGTTTATATTACTTTTTGTCATTACATAATGTCACACAtgtgtcattcaaggacaaatctATACAAAAATAGGATACATGTAGAACTATCATAAAAAGGTAAtgtaaagaataaaatatgattatcagataataaaaaaaataaaaaaataaaaaaatataacaacgCAATCACATCAAATCAATCGTTACATAAAATGAGATTTTTCATCACTACATAACAAGAAGTTTAACAATATGATAcaacaaaatcaaaacaacattatatttatttaatttacaaTACGATACAATAGGTAGCACCTATCCAGACAAGttttattgcattgcataatcaCAACAAGAGATGCAAAATGttaatataaaaatgaaaaaatagctTTTCTATTCTTAAAATAATCTTCCTCAAATTTGTCCACATACCACTTATGAGTCGAAAAAGCTCGAGGAACCAAGTTAGAATAAGTGTACGCAAAAAATGCAAGCCCGACCTAGGACCACATCATTAAAGCCCAACCGAACCACTCCATTATCTCACCAAAATAATTTGGGCTTTTTTATCCACCACCTTGTCTTTTCAGGCCCAATAACACCCTATCGGCCCAAACATTAATCACCATACCCAATCCAAATCCAAAATCACTCATCATCTTCATAGTTAGCATAATGAAAAACATATATACTTTGTATGTATGCATTCaaagtattataaataaaatCCGCCACTGCAATGTTAAGTGGAAATTTATTTGGTGCTCTTCTGTCGAGGCAAAGGGAATAAATAATAGTACGATTTGCATAGTTAATGAGGAAAGAAGAAATGAGGATATATGTTAAAGGATTTGCGTAAGTTTTTTCCAAAGAAAATACGAGGAATGTTAACCAAAGCATTAGGCTTTCCATGAAAGCCCATTTATCGACTAATGATGAAACAATCAcacacttaaaaagaaaaaattggagATTGAAAAGGTGTTATCATGAAAAATAAGTTTCTACATGTTCGGTGCAATGCTCACATTATAAACTTGATTTTAAAAAGGAGTGAGTAAGCAAAATAAGTTTATTTCTCGAATAAGAaatattgtgaaatattttaaatcttcTTGTGCAAGAGCTGCTTCTTTCAAGTCATATGTTGAGAAGGTTAAACTTGATACTAATGAATTTTTGAGTTTAGATATTGAGATAAGGTGGAACTCTACATATCTGATGTTAAATACTGCTGTCAAATTTGAAAATGCATTTTCAAGAATGTATATTGATGATCATAAGTACTTTAAATATTGTCTCGACTCGGATGAAAAGATAAAACATCCATCTTTGAAAGATTGAAAGGATGTGAATGTCTTTCTCAAGTTTTTGGAGATTTTCTATTAAATCACTTTGAAGTTTTTCAGTACTTTGCAAGTTACtttcaaatattttctttcatgaattttttaaTCTTCCAAGCTTAATTGTAACTATGTTTCAAAGTGTGATTATTCTATTTTAACTGGCATGACTAAGAAGATGAAAGTTAAGTTTGATAAATATTCGGgtgattttgatgatataaatATGTTGTTTGTTGTCGTTGTGTTGGATCCTCGCTACAAAATGAAGTATGTTGAGTTTCTTtttaagaattattataattCTGTGTAGAGATGTACTAAGTTTGATAAAGTACAAGATACTTTAACTAGCTTGTATGCTCATTACAAGAGTTCTATTTCTGAAACATCTTAAGAAGGTATTGGAGATCAAACTAGTGTGTTTAGTGGAATTGATGCAGTGGATAGTTCTTATGTGTGGCAATCACAATGGGAGAAATATCTTGAAAAAGAGAATAATGTTAATGATAGTTCTGATCTTGACAAGTATTTGAAGGATGGCATGGAAAAAATTAaggatttcaatattttgacttaGTGGAAAGCTTCATCAAAAAGATATCCAATTGTCTCTTGAATTACAAGAGATGTGCTTGCTATTATCACGTTCACTATTgctttaaagttaatttttagcaTTGGTGATCGAATTCTTGATTGTTATCAAAGTTCTTTGTCAGCAAAAACTGTTGAAGCTCTTGTTTGTGGTTAACAATGGTTACGTTCAACATCTAAAGAGTACAAGATTGAACATCTTTTAGAAGAAATTcaaaaacttgaaataattgaaaaaggTACTTTTTACTATAACTTACTGATTTCTTcttcctatttctttttttgttcttttaatttGATCCCATGATAAAAATCTACTTATCTTTTCAttgtctgtttttttttttttttaaaaaagataaatcaTATTCATGTCTTAATGCGTAATATGATAATTCTTTTTTCAGAATATTTGGACTCTTTGAGCATTGATTAGTTTGGAGTTCAAGCAAAAAAATATGGTGAAAGTTGGCTGATTTTTTTGCTGAATTTAATTGCTGTTTTTTTCTTAAAACGACTATAATTTGAATAGTGTGTTTGCTGAAATTCGTTGCTATTTTTGCTGAAAAGTGACTACAATTTAGATGATTTTAGCTGAAGTTTTTGCTGGAATTCAGCTGTTGTTTTTGCTTAAAAGTGGTTACAATTTTAGGTgctatttttattgaattttggaTGATGTTTTTGGTGGAGTTCAACTGTTGTAGTGTCTTTCAACAGTTTGAATATGCcataaatttttctattttttttttgggggcaATCTATAGCCACAGTTTATTATCAATATGCAACtattgttcttttctttcttttcttaaataTTCTGATTTGGTAATACTTTTATGAGATAAGTAAAGAGTTTCTTCTAGGATTGAGTGTCATTTTTATTGTGCAATATTTTGACGTCAACCCCTCCTCTTCTTCCGTCTTTGTGAAGTCTAAATTTTCAGCTATGACAACAAGTGGAAACAAGAAAATGAACGCCAAATTGGTGCTTATTGGAGATGTTGGAGCTGAAAAATCTAGTCTAGTTATGCTTTTTGTTAAAGAACAATTTATTGAATTCCAGGAATCAATCATAGGTGCTGCATTTTTCTCCCAAACCGTAGCTGTAAATGATGCAgctataaaatttgaaatatgaaaaacaaCAGGTCAAGAGAGTTACCACGGTCTAGCTCCAATGTATTATAGAGGAGCTGCAACTGCTATAAcctataattatttataatataacaATTCAAGTAAGTTATTTTACCAGATTCTGTTGAATCTTTATAATTTACTCTTTATTGCTTTCAAATAGCTATTAGCATGTTAGCTTGATAACAGAATTTCACAAATTCGTTATTCATTGGCATCATTTGAGAGAGCAAAGAAGTGAGTTTAGGAACTTCAAGCACAAGGTACCTTTATTTGAGGATTTATTATTGTAATGTTGTATGTAAATGTCTCAACTTTGATTAATGTAAGAAATAGGCAATGTATAATTAGGATGGGTATCAGCTGCTTAGAATTACGATAAAGCTTGATGGCTAAAAAAATGCTAAAAGCTCTTTTTACTTTTGGCTCGACTTTAGCGGGCACAAAATTCATTTGGGATGGTTCTTATGGATAGGCCTGCACAGACATTGatagttattttttgtttttcttaaatCATTGCTGCTGGCCTGGTGCTTCACATTTCAATGTTgattttgtttaatgtgtttgtgCTGATTTTTAATAGTTTATTGTGCCATTTCTCCATCACTGTACAGATATTTAATTAGAAATTATTCAATGTGATACTTTTTTATgggtaaaaaaaaagagtttcttaTAGAGATGGTTGGAGTAGCCTAGTCAATAATTGAAAAACTCGAATCAAACCGACAGtcatttttttatgatttgatttgatttaaattaaaaaatcgaTTAAATTGATTTGGTTATAGTTTTAACCACTAACCAatccaaaccgacccatgaacacccccaTCCACAATGCATCCTTTAATATTCTTGTTTAGGGAGAAATTTCTCCCAATATGttttatactttattaatattaatttattagtttatAATATGTAAGTCGTTTGaccaaattatattaataatatgtctaTTTAGTATTATTTCATGTGTCGTCTGAATTATCGTCTATCCTGTTgctctatttaaaaaaaaaattaattttcaactcatgCTAACTTTAATATTTGGACTCCAACCTTCAACCCTTGATTACTTTTAATGTTTGAACTCCTTTCAAATCGTGCATATACTTTTAACGCATGAGCTCGATTTTTAATCTATTCTCACTTTTCAAGCACAAGGCTCCACTTTTAATTCTGTTTACTTATAACATAGGGCTCCAATAATATCatcccattcttttatttttaacgcatagggctttaattttttaactgatatcaacttttaatcatggtaagtAGTAGTGATATACGAAAGTTGTGTGAAGAATGAAGATCAAGATTATTTTGCCATAGAATCAAGCCAAAAAATAGAGATTTATTAgtcttttttcttgattttcttatcgaatttgagtattaattttctattgaaggaaaataaaagtaatatcataattacttttattttttctaaaagaaaaatataattctcttccatatttgaccaatttttttcttgaaaagttcTTTTTAAATCTCTAAAAATAGAAGACCGCTCTTCTCATAcgataacaaaatataatagcATCCATAATATAACTTTTAAAGATTCTTGTTTATGGGATACTCCCAAAATggtttatgtttttatttttgggagAAAGACAGAAATGACCAGTCGACCAAAATAATCCGACTGGCATTAGTTATGACATTTCCATTAAATAGTCATTTAGGCCTTTTGCAGCcgcttcctttttttttttaaaaaaaaatattgttgctCCACttcatcttttaaaaattttcattagttcatttaaaaaaaaataaaaaaattgctgGTTTTTTTTTGgtgcttcatttttttttttcaattcctttttctgaacaacataaatacatacatcttataacttatacataatatatacaataataatataatttctatacatgtcatatacaaaaatatatattctatacaacaattatatagttCTACACACATTTATACAATCTTTAGCTGTAATGATTATTTAgatacatgttttatacaataattatacaatttctatacatatcttatacatatatacatattttatacaataatgatacagtttctatgcACGtcatatataatttctatacatattctaGATAGTATATAAATCATATTGATATAATTtctatatcatattgatacaattgttataccatattgatataaTCCCTGTACCATATTAATACATttcttataccatattgatacaacccatatacaatactgatacagtctcGACAACCATTTTTGAAGTTAATTTGGGTTGACCGGTTACTCCATGTCCAATAGCTCAAACATGGACTATTTATTTTTAGATGGATgaagcaaaatatatatttttttttttataaagtgggTGATCACATCTCAAATCAATCGTTATATAAATGAGACTTTTCATTACTATATAACGACGAATTTAACAATACGatacaataaaatcaaaacaaacattatatttatttaaactaacaatacaatacaatccAATATGTAACAACCATCCAGACAATttttattgcattgcataaaaatCACAAGAGATACAAAATGTCAatacaaaaatggaaaaatagcTTTTCTATTCTTAGGATAATCTTCCCCAAATTTCTCCAAGTACCACTTGTGAGTTGAAACAGCTCGAGGAACCAAGTTAGAAGAAGAGTACACCAAAAATGCAAGCCCGGCCCATGACCACGTCATTAAAGCCCAACCCAACCACTCCATTATCTCACCAAAATAGTTTGGGCTACTCACGTACTCAAAAAGCCCACCTCTTGGAATCTTGTATCCACCACCTTGCCTTTTCAAGCCCAATAACACCCCATCGGCCCAAACATTTACCACCATAccaaatccaaaaacaaaaagcCCACAACCAAATCTAGTCCAAAGCCACTCATCTTCATAGTTGGCATAGTGAGAAACATATCTACTTTGTATGTATGCATTCAAAACATTGTAAATAAAACCCATAATTGCAACGTTGAGTGGAAATTTATTAGATGCTTTTGTGTCGAGACGAAGGGGATATATGATTGTACGATTTATATAGTGAATAAGGTAAGGAGAAATGACTAAATACGCTAAAGGATTGGCGTAATTTTTACCAAAAGGAAATATGAGAAATGTAAGCCAAAGCATTGGGCTTTCCATGAAAGCCCATGCAATTGGCGGAGACATTGTAGTTTCTGATTTATCTGAACGGGAGTGTTTGCCATAAGGAGCAGTGACAAATTGAGATAAGATATATGTAGGAATTGACATTGAGAGATTGAAGAAGGTGATGAAGTAAAACAAATATAGATCTGATGAGAACATGGTTACTGCAGTAGCTAGTTAAGCTAGGTAAAGTTGCTTGTGAAGTTTTTCAGGCGTGAATAAATGAGATGGTTCAATTATTGAGGCAAggtttttaaacaaatattttgtgATGAGTGTGGCCCCATCAAtcattagtttatttttatttgtatactATTTCAACACCACCACCATATTTCATGTAGTTACAACTTACAAGGTAGAATTAAGGGATTATAGAAGTATACAGATCTTAACTTTTATACAAGACCCAAGGCAGAATTAAGGGATTATAGAAGTATACAGATCTTAACTTTTATACAAGACCTAAGGCAGAAAGATGATTTTCAATAAACTCTTGCTTTtaagacaaaaatattttattagaaaCAAACTTTTTATCTCGCAGCTAAGTTAATGGTATGAACTATGTACCCTCTATTTTTTTTAGACGCCTACTCTTTAAAGATACATTAAATATTGTTGAGATGTAAAgtttaaaataaacaaataaaaaggaatggaatataattaattaatatgctCCCCCAAAGGAGTAAATCAAGGGACTGTTCAATTTGTCTAATGGACTTCTGATTTTACATAAGCTCACTTGTAGTagatctaaaaataaataattatttaattaaaataacttCCTAAATCATGGTTAAATTAAAGTATACTTATTGTCAGCATGTGAGTAGGTGGAGATGAGAATCTTGCTAAAATGGATTCTCTAATTTTCTTGATCccaccacaaaatttaaaaagggaATGGGAACGTTAAAAGTTTCGAAATTAAAAAAAGGTGATAATTTTCACTGTTCGAGGACACGTTCCGCGAAGCTTTATCGGTATTCCTCCGGTTGAAAATAATAGTAATCTAATTTGACCTGATATAAAGTCtaataaattaaagaagatttttgaattttgtgattttaaattaaaagtatataaaatatattaatttttttttaattttgcggtCATAAATATATTacgtgaaaaattaaattaaaagtattataaacaaaaggaaaaaattattcttattgaaacagattaaaaaataaagtatgtcatttttttaaatggaggaagtaatacttccttcattcatttttacttttcactaattttctaattaaatttttatttttacttgttatttttgacaGATCAATATAAGAACATTATTTAATAAGAACACTATTATAcaatataaacattatttaataagaACACTATTATAAAAtagtcatattattaattatttttattaataaatatatcaagtcaaaatatgacaagtaaaaacaaacaaagaaagTACTTACGTGAGGGTCTTGTGCGAAAAGtgaattcttcttttcttttcttttaattacaatttttctcttcctaattttaattatttttatatattactaCTTATGTATCTGAACTAACTGatttaatatatttaagaaaataaaatatctgcATTAAATATATGATACGAGAACGACCTCGTAGATGGACATATTTTGAGCATGTCAAAGACAACCAAGAGAAGGCCCGAACTTAAGTGTTAATGAAGTCCAAAACCACCCTATGTATGCACTCCATGGGCAACCCATTGGAGCATTTTAAttaaaagggcatttttgtcatttatgtcttattttgtgTTGTAATATAAATAGACCAACTTAGGATTTTTGAGACTTGGTTGATCATTGTCAAGACTTGAAACATTGTAACATTTTAGCCTCTCTCTTTAGAAGCCCCAATTGAAACTAGGACTAGACAAGtgaagattcacttgtgtttgtATATTGGCTTgaaacgttggtgtttagaggaggtaaaggccCTCTTGTGGCAATGTAGAGTTAGGTTTGTGTCGtgggtagtgttaagggtccaagagtgtaacaattcttgggttcttaagattgtcccttcatttggtctaactatttatcttaTATCTTGATGTATCTGTTGGttccttttttgttgttaatgtaccagtgactttcttgttgttgtaatcttgttgtttatgtgttgatatagtgaagtcgtgtggggctctttcgattcactatagtcaATGTAATCTTGTGTTCTCTATTTATCTTGTTGAATATTGTGGTTGTTGTTTTGAAAACATAGAAAAACTGAGTGGGGCCTTTGATTATCTAGTGTTATTGTCTTGTAGATCTCTTGATTTCCTTGTTTGTgtttgatcttgtatcatttggtatcaaagccatctttggttttgttcttacaataccaatcttgggctttcttgctaagaaaaaaattaattttttttttgaaatctgaaaatttcaaaaaaaaaaaaagaaatctgtccatcttgttcttggtCGAGAAatttgtgttgtgttgttgtcttggccaagattgGTGTTTATGTGTCTAGATTTGGTAGTCATTTTATCTGTTTAGAGTGTTTCAAGTGTTGGTTTCTTCCCCACCAACACTAcaagtgtctaaatctaaagtttgAGCTTAAAAGATgacattgttgttgtgaacttgcAAGATTGGCcgaatggtgatattgttgtagACTTGGAGTGGAAcattgttgttggtggtggtgttcttgaagttgttgttgtatgttcatcttgttcttcacctAGTCTTACAATATAAccaacaaaaagttcaaataaattcaaaaggggtgaagataaaagttgtaaagttgtttgtgagaagacttgaatcatcacttcctagacttgacatcCACTTTTTCAACTACTATCCCTAAATCAAGGAGCCTCGTTTGGTGGAACTAGTACAACTCAAGATCATATTTTTGAGAATAACTTAAAAGACTCAATACTtatactcccccccccccccccccccccccaaaaaaaataccAATTGTCTATTATTCTAAATTGTGAGAAGGTTGAAAATTTTAACTTTGTGACTAAGTTGTGTGGGCTCGAGACAAATTTCATGCTGCCACGTCAATAATTAcgctcaaatttggatttttctagtttctaattgttgattcttggtttcattagttgatcctagaacTAATCAACAAACTAGTAAATTCCTACTAGATTGTCATCTAATCCTTTGAATCCAttgttcgtgtctacgtttcttttgtgcttttatcatttttataatcgTAGTGCTTCTTGGTTCAAGGTTGAACATCACTTACTGAGTCTTccaacaaagaatccattccaaCTAAGGAGTAGACTTACTCTTCAACCCATCACaactacaagccgacttgcaaACATTTGTGACATCAAGTGTGAAACCACAATATGAGTGAGAGAATAGTGAGGTTGTTTGAACTAACGCGTGTTTGTTTTGTGACGTATTGTTGTGTGTGACATAGTGGACTTATTTGGTGACTTGTTGGACCATAACTTGAAGGACTAATCCCGATACCATCACAATagaacccgaggcttcaaatgctcaaacaatggatagtaatgccatcaatctcattttgactcgccttgaaactatgtctcAAGATATGGttaggttgaatgtgggtcttaAGAAACtagatacggatgtggcatcaatTAGTGGGAGATTAAAACGTGTGGAAAGTCAAAGGAGTCGACCATCCACCCCTCAAAACATTTCCCCGACCACTATTCCTGAGGCCCTGCACCAAATGTTCCACCCACTAAGACAACC
Coding sequences:
- the LOC107877137 gene encoding steroid 5-alpha-reductase DET2, with protein sequence MFSSDLYLFYFITFFNLSMSIPTYILSQFVTAPYGKHSRSDKSETTMSPPIAWAFMESPMLWLTFLIFPFGKNYANPLAYLVISPYLIHYINRTIIYPLRLDTKASNKFPLNVAIMGFIYNVLNAYIQSRYVSHYANYEDEWLWTRFGCGLFVFGFGMVVNVWADGVLLGLKRQGGGYKIPRGGLFEYVSSPNYFGEIMEWLGWALMTWSWAGLAFLVYSSSNLVPRAVSTHKWYLEKFGEDYPKNRKAIFPFLY